Proteins from one Suncus etruscus isolate mSunEtr1 chromosome 3, mSunEtr1.pri.cur, whole genome shotgun sequence genomic window:
- the RAB29 gene encoding ras-related protein Rab-7L1 isoform X1, whose translation MGSRDHLFKVLVVGDAAVGKTSLVQRYSQDSFRKHYKSTVGVDFALKVLQWSDSEIVRLQLWDIAGQERFTSMTRLYYRDASACVIMFDVTNATTFSNSQRWKQDLDSKLTLPNGEPVPCLLLANKCDLSPWAVSRDQVDRFSKENGFTGWTETSVKENKNINEAMRVLIEKMMNNSKEDTISLSTQGNYINIESKSSSGWACC comes from the exons ATGGGCAGCCGCGACCACCTGTTCAAAGTGCTGGTGGTGGGGGACGCGGCGGTGGGCAAGACGTCGCTGGTGCAGCGCTATTCGCAGGACAGCTTCAGGAAACACTACAAGTCCACTGTGGGAG TGGATTTTGCTCTGAAGGTTCTCCAGTGGTCTGACTCTGAGATCGTGCGACTCCAGCTGTGGGATATTGCAG GGCAGGAGCGTTTCACTTCTATGACCCGGCTCTATTATCGGGATGCCTCTGCCTGTGTTATTATGTTTGATGTTACCAATGCCACTACCTTCAGCAACAGCCAGAGATGGAAACAGGACCTGGACAGCAAACTTACACTGCCTAATGGAGAGCCTGTACCCTGCCTGCTATTGGCCAATAag TGTGACCTGTCCCCATGGGCAGTGAGCCGAGACCAGGTTGACCGGTTCAGTAAAGAGAATGGCTTCACAGGTTGGACAGAAACATCAGTCAAGGAGAACAAGAACATTAATGAGGCCATGAG agTTCTCATTGAAAAAATGATGAACAATTCCAAAGAAGATACCATCTCTTTGTCCACCCAAGGGAACTACATCAACATAGAATCCAAGTCCTCCTCTGGCTGGGCCTGCTGCTAA
- the RAB29 gene encoding ras-related protein Rab-7L1 isoform X2 has product MGSRDHLFKVLVVGDAAVGKTSLVQRYSQDSFRKHYKSTVGGQERFTSMTRLYYRDASACVIMFDVTNATTFSNSQRWKQDLDSKLTLPNGEPVPCLLLANKCDLSPWAVSRDQVDRFSKENGFTGWTETSVKENKNINEAMRVLIEKMMNNSKEDTISLSTQGNYINIESKSSSGWACC; this is encoded by the exons ATGGGCAGCCGCGACCACCTGTTCAAAGTGCTGGTGGTGGGGGACGCGGCGGTGGGCAAGACGTCGCTGGTGCAGCGCTATTCGCAGGACAGCTTCAGGAAACACTACAAGTCCACTGTGGGAG GGCAGGAGCGTTTCACTTCTATGACCCGGCTCTATTATCGGGATGCCTCTGCCTGTGTTATTATGTTTGATGTTACCAATGCCACTACCTTCAGCAACAGCCAGAGATGGAAACAGGACCTGGACAGCAAACTTACACTGCCTAATGGAGAGCCTGTACCCTGCCTGCTATTGGCCAATAag TGTGACCTGTCCCCATGGGCAGTGAGCCGAGACCAGGTTGACCGGTTCAGTAAAGAGAATGGCTTCACAGGTTGGACAGAAACATCAGTCAAGGAGAACAAGAACATTAATGAGGCCATGAG agTTCTCATTGAAAAAATGATGAACAATTCCAAAGAAGATACCATCTCTTTGTCCACCCAAGGGAACTACATCAACATAGAATCCAAGTCCTCCTCTGGCTGGGCCTGCTGCTAA